From the genome of Brassica oleracea var. oleracea cultivar TO1000 chromosome C4, BOL, whole genome shotgun sequence:
AATATTTACAAGAAATACCACTCGATTTATATTTATATAAAATTTTCTTTACAAATATAGTCATTCAAATTTTAATCAACATAACTAAAAATACTCTTTAGAAATTTGATTTTANNNNNNNNNNNNNNNNNNNNNNNNNNNNNNNNNNNNNNNNNNNNNNNNNNNNNNNNNNNNNNNNNNNNNNNNNNNNNNNNNNNNNNNNNNNNNNNNNNNNNNNNNNNNNNNNNNNNNNNNNNNNNNNNNNNNNNNNNNNNNNNNNNNNNNNNNNNNNNNNNNNNNNNNNNNNNNNNNNNNNNNNNNNNNNNNNNNNNNNNNNNNNNNNNNNNNNNNNNNNNNNNNNNNNNNNNNNNNNNNNNNNNNNNNNNNNNNNNNNNNNNNNNNNNNNNNNNNNNNNNNNNNNNNNNNNNNNNNNNNNNNNNNNNNNNNNNNNNNNNNNNNNNNNNNNNNNNNNNNNNNNNNNNNNNNNNNNNNNNNNNNNNNNNNNNNNNNNNNNNNNNNNNNNNNNNNNNNNNTGTTTTTATGTTGTTTTCTATTTATTTAAATTTTTTGTATCAAATATTACAATATGAAATCATAATAAAAATAATATATTTATATTATTAAATCTATTTTATTTGATAAAAAATATTTCTATTTTATATATCACCATATATTAAAATTTATTTCCAATTTTGAAATTATAAATAAGGCCAATTTGATGATTTTAATTATTTGTGGCACTTTACAAACAAATAAAATGATAAAAAGTAAAAGATAATAATTTAAAAAAATAAATCAATATATTTTAAAATGGACTGACACGTGTCAGTTACGAGACATGTTTTAGCTATTTATTATGAGTTTATGTATGCAATTCAAATTTCTATTTAGTTTAGGAATATTTTGGTACGTTAATATTGTTTGGATATGTATTTTCCCTGGCTTCGTATTGCGGGCATAAATAAGCCGTTTTCCCTGCATATTTGATGGATGAAGTTCTTTACAAAAACAAGTTGTATGTGGTATTTAGAAAAAGAACATTTACTTGAACAATTTTATAAAAGTATTTAGACATTATCCAAAGCCCGTTAAGATCGTTATGGGCCAATTGTAAAAGAAAAATTACAAAACCGTATGGAAAAAGTTAAAAAGAAAGGATCCCCGATCCCGTGAAAAGAGATGGGCCACCTCTCCGGCGCCTGGATTCTTCTCTTAGGGTATAGTACACGCGCGGAATCAAACACCGTATAAACGGAATCGACGGTTTATATTATCTATGTAGAAGACACGCACCTGCGTGAAGTTTGGAGTTATTTATGACATTAATATTAAAAAAGTTTCCAGTTCGAGATATTACGAACCTCCGAAAGGGGAAAGAGCAATTTATTTCGTCACTTTAAAAAATTAACGAGGCAAAAAACTCTTTAAGCGATCTATGCCTGAAGAGGTAGTGTTAACAAGAAGAAATCTGAGGTTAACAGGTCTTGGTTTCTGAATCTTTTTCTCTTATTGTTTTGTCACATGAATATGCGAGCCTCAGGTATTACTTCCTACTTTGAGCTTTCCAGATATTAGATCTCTATGTATTATATAATCTTACTATTAATTATTAAACTAGTCTGTAATTTAGAGATCAAATATCTTCCTCTTCTCAGTTCTTCAAGAACTTAATGATTTATAACTTGTATCACTGAATGTATTCATGTGAACTGTTGTGATTGAGAGCATTGCCGTCTGTTAGCTTTATTTTTATAAATGTGATTTAGAGATTTTTCTCTAAACCCTTATCAAGTTCAAGATCAGTAAACTCGATTCAATATATATATATATATATATATATTTTTTTTTTTTTTTTTTGGTAAAAATGTTAAGTATATTTACCATTTTCGGCTTTGTGACAGAGTACAGTGGGTAACAAGAACTCGATTCAATATAGATATATATATATATATATATATATATATATATATATATATATATATATATATATATATATATATATTTTTTTTTTTTTGGTAAAAATGTTAAGTATATTTACCATTTTCGGATTTGTGACAGAGTACAGTGGTTAACAAGAACTCGATTCAATATTGGTGATTAAGATCCACTAAATATTTATATTTATAATGAAATTCTTATATTTTGATTATTTGTTGTTGTTTGGTTTCTTGCAGTTTTCATGACATGATCAGTAGTAAACATGTGTTGAATATGGAAGCGGTTGAGATGAGCAAGAAGAGGAAGTTTCAGACAGATCAATCAGAGTTATCATTATTACCTCTGTCGAAGCATGCTTGTTTTGACAATGCCGCTTTTTCCGACAGTAACAATGGGAGATCAGAGCTTGATTCAGACTATTCAGTGTCTTGTGTGAACTCGACTTTTATGGAATGTGAAAATGAGGTGGAGATGAAAGAGGAATCATCTGGATCGTGTAGTGAAGACAAGATGATCTCTTTCAAAAGCCATCTCGATTTCATCTATGGCGCCCAAAACCTAGAGGATTTTTCAGACAAAGACATTGAAAACATTATCTATCTTGATGAAGGAGAAGAAGAAGCTAAAGGATGTAGTAACACTGCTAAATTTGTTCTGTCCTCTGGGAGATGGACTGTTGACCAAGGTGAAAACTGGTTTTGGTTTTCTCCATACCGGTTTTCTGAACCGGGTACTCACTAACTTTGTTTCGTGGGTGCAGATTCTACTCGGCATGGCACAAAGAAGCCTACGATCGATCAAGAATTCGAGCAATACTTCTCAACGCTAATGCTGTGACAAAATGGTTTTAGACTCAAAAACATAAATGAAGATGTGTACAGAGAGCTATTTTGATTATGTAGTCTCTTATCATTTTTATTCTTGTGAACAATAAAACCTTCATTTCAAAGTGATTAGAGAGGTTTTTTTTTTGAAATGTTTGTAAACAGGATACAGATAATAGTAAGAACATAAAAACACTGTTGTATCACTAGTATCTCAAGAAAGGTGCTTGGTCAAACTTTCATTGCACCTTCACCATGAATATAATCAACCTCGAGTCAATATTTTGGGTCCTTTCTTGATGAAAGTCCAGTTGGGCTTTGTGTTTCAAATACTCAATTCTACGTTTATTTTGATATAAAATCTAAAAGTACATGAAATCAAACTAAAACTCACCGAATTATTATTGTTAACCGAACTCAATTTGAATATAGATAAGACCATAACAGAACCAAGAAACTGAACTCAAAACCGAATTGGAACTAATATCCAAATGGCTACTCCTATCTGGCTATCTGTTCTCCTGATCAACCATATATATGGTTTTTCTTTATTAGGGTATGCTAGCTAAAAACCTAAAACCATATACTTTGATTGTGTTGATGATCGATAAGAAATAACCCTTTGCAACTCTGTTCTCCAACTTGCAAGATTTTGATTCTGTAAAAATTATGAAATTAATGATTTGAAAGCGACACAATGGTCATATTCGAGAAGCGTAATCACACATGTACGTAATCATAGCTTTGTAATCGTACTTTCTAATATGAAGAAGTGTGTATGCATTTCTTCTCTTTCTTTTTTTCCTTTTCATCAATCACGTAGAAGTTACACAAGTCGCCATTGTAAAGGAAGGAAAGAAATTATTGATGCGAAAGGAACACAATGGTCATTTTCGAGAAGCGTAATTACACATACACGTATTCATGAACTTGTGAGTTATGATAACAATGGAAATGAATTAACTCGTTCCACACGCCACGTGTGTCACCAAAACTATGTAATGATAAGTTGTAGCTAGATGGTTTACATATTAGTAGTGAAAAAAACTGACAGGATATTTTGAAACATAAAATTGGTACTATGTTACAAGTTACAACAATTTAAAACTGAATCCGTGACATTCATGTTCAATTATCTAGATTTCAGATATTTCTATATTTGGATTCAGATCAAATTTTTACATAAGAAATAAATAATAAAATGTAGTATAAAACGTTTAAAAATCGAAAAAGTTAAATTTATATTTTAATGTTCATAAAATGTATAATATA
Proteins encoded in this window:
- the LOC106337966 gene encoding uncharacterized protein LOC106337966; translated protein: MGHLSGAWILLLGGSVNKKKSEVNSFHDMISSKHVLNMEAVEMSKKRKFQTDQSELSLLPLSKHACFDNAAFSDSNNGRSELDSDYSVSCVNSTFMECENEVEMKEESSGSCSEDKMISFKSHLDFIYGAQNLEDFSDKDIENIIYLDEGEEEAKGCSNTAKFVLSSGRWTVDQDSTRHGTKKPTIDQEFEQYFSTLML